The DNA region GATAGGCCGGGGTCAGGAATCCTACGTTATTACCGGGGTTGTTTCGGACAGCCGGGGCTATACGGTGCGGGCTTATGCAATTGACCGCGCGGGAAACCAATCTGCGGGGAAAACCCTGCAGGTGGAAACCGACACCACCCCGCCAGGCGCCGTGTGGAGCCTGGCGGGTTCCTATAACCGGGAGGCGCAGCAGATTACCGTTACCTGGACCGATCCGGCGGACCCTGACTTGAAGGAGATCCGCCTTGCCTGGCAGGCGGGAACCGGGGCTTTGACGGAAATAACCCTGGAGCCGGGGATAAAAACCTACACCATCGGGCAAGTGGGGTATAACAGCGGGCAATACGCCATCACGGTTACTGCGGCGGACCGGGCGGGCAATGCGGGGAACGCCGAAACAGTAAATGTACGGACCGACAGCCGGCCTGAGCGCTTGCCCGCTCCCACGGGGGTACAGGTCCTGCCCACAGGCAGCGCCGATTCCAAGACACTTACCATCGAATGGAACGCGGTTAGCGGCGCTACAGGCTATGAGGTGGTTTACAGCATCTATAACGATAGCAGCACGGCGTTACCCGGTGGCGGTACGATTACTGATGCCGCCAGCGGTAAAAAGACTACGACGATTACCGGCCTGAGCCGGGCGTCCTATTATGTGTGGGTACGGGCAAAGAACGCGCTTGACGCCGGGGAATACAACATCGCCCCTGCTATCGGGACCCCTAAGTACAATGTTGCAAGCCTTTCGAACCTGGTGATGAGCCCTGTGTCGATAAGCGGGTTTTCTCCCGGAACATATACTGGGTATTCGGTGACAATCCCTTCTACCAGCTCCAGCTTCACGGCAACGGGCTACCCCAATTTTTTCGGAACGGTGCAATATAAGTTCAGCGGCGCCTTCGATTCCCTCAACACATGGAATATTAGCCCCGGGGCCAGTGGCACGGTAACCGTACGGGTGACCGCAGAAGACGGCTCGGCACAGCAAGACTACACCGTAGCCGTAAGCGCGGCCTGGTCGAATCCCGGGGGCATCGTCCTGCCGGGGGAGAAAATCACCCTGAGCCCCACGGGGCCGGTGAACCTTAGCTGGGCTGCCGCCGCAACACAGGAATTTACTGTGAGTTCGGTTTCGGGGGCTACACTAACTGGTATAGAGTGGTTTGTGGACGGGAAAAAGAAAACAGGCGCGGCAGATAAGTTCACTGTAACGGCGAAAGAGTATTCCCTGGAGAGGCCTCACACATTAACAGTGCGGGCCAAAGTGGACGGCTTGCCCTATTCGCTGGATGCCCAGTTCACGGTAATACGGTAATAATGGAGTAGGCGATGAAAAACATACGAAAGACGATGCAAACAGTATCCCTGTTGAGCGCCCTGGCGGCGGCCCTGCTCCTGGGTTCCTGCGCCAATCCCTTTGCGCCTGACAAGCCTAATCCGGAGTATAAGCCATCTCCGGATACGACGATTCCCCAGGGATACGGCCGCCTGCTTGTCAGTCTGGGCCTTGAGGAGCCGGCGGAGCTCGCGGTTGCGCAGCAGGAGGCGCCCGAGGCGGCGTTACAAGCCGCGCGGACCCTGATACCCGGCGCTTTTACCCGGTATGAAGTCACCTTCACCAATAAAGATGATCCCCCCGTGGTGGTTACCAAAACCTGGACGACGCCAACGGGGAATGTGGTGGACCTGATACCCGGAACCTGGACCATCGCCGTGACGGCCTATGCCGGGACCGGGACCGGGGCGGTGGCATCGGGGACGGGGCAGCTTACCAATGTAGCCGTGACCGCCGCCGCCGCCGCGGAGATTAGCATTCCCCTGAGTATGAAGGCGGGAGGCTCGGGGACCCTGAGCTATACCATCACCTTTCCGGGAACCCTGAGCAGCTATACAACAAGGAAGCTGACCATATACAACGATAACGGGGAGCCCATTTCTTCCCTGCCTGCGGAAAACCCCAGCACTACCAACCCCATCACCTTTACCACTTCCCCGGCAACGGGGACAGTGTCGCTGAATGCGGGGGGCTATTACCTGGTGGCGGAACTGGAGAATAGCCAGGGCCGCTTTGCCCGGTGGACCACGGCGTTCCATATTTATAACGGCCAGACCACTCCTGCGGCGCATAGCTTTGGAGATGGCGATTTTGAAGAGTCTATTCCGGTTTCCGGGACCGCTACGCTTACCGTCGGGATGGGCATCACCCTGAGCGAAGTAACGGTAAGCGCCTATGGCACCGCAGCCTGTGATGGGCTGCCCGTTGCCGGTCCGGTGGCGCTTGCTTCGGTTACGACCGGTGGTACCTATACCCTGTTTATCCCCAACAGATATGCCGCAGTCTGGCTGCGCCTGGGGGCGAAGGATAGCGCCGATCAGCCGGTGTCCGGGGCCGAGGCGTCAGTGACGGAGGTTCCCATTAACGAGGATCCGGTCACCCAGAACCTCAGCGCCGGTATCTATGCCATTACTCCTTATGCTGCCGACGGAGGCAAGGTTACCGCACCCTCCGCAGCCTTTAAGGGCAGCACGGTGGCGGTTACGGTAAGCCCGGCGCCAGGGTATTTCCAGAGCGGGAAATCGCAGTATACGGACAGCGCCAGCATTACGATGTCTTTTGATGGCGGGACCTTTACGATGCCCGCTCTGAACGTAACCCTGAGCGCCAATTTTGCGCTCATCGCCACTGGCGGCGAGACTGATGTAGCCATCGTGAACAACGTGGGCTATGACAACCTGAACGCTGCCTTTGCGGCAGTACCGGCTGGGACCGGGACCGCAGCAAGCCCTGTGGTGATCACGGTGCTGAAGAGTACCGTCACCGTCACCGAGACTATCACGGTCGACGGCGGGCGGTATGTGCAACTGGTCGGGGCAGGTTACACAACGGCTACCATCACTTTTAATGAAAACACCTTTCTGGAGGTGAAAGCCGGGGCGGGGCTGATACTGGGGGACGGCACTTTACCGATTGCCCTGGACGGCGACGCGAGATGGACCAACTTTGACACGGGGGAGCACGCCGGCGTTTCCCGGGGAGGCGCCCTGGTACGGACCGCAGGGGCCTTCACCATTAAAGGTTCCGCCCGGGTGCAGAATAACTATGGGGGAACAACCGGCGAAGGCGGGGGCGTGTACGTGGCGGAGGCAACCGGAAACCTGGTAGTTGACGGAGGCGCCATCGAAAACAACTGGGCGTCCAAAGGCGGCGGGGTGTATCTGTCCGGCGCCGGCGCAGATCTGACCGTAACTCAGTATGGAAGCATCAGCGGCAATGCGGCGGAGACCGGCGGCGGGGTGTATCTGTCCGGCGCCGGCGCAGCCCTGACCGTAACTCAGTATGGAAGCATCAGCGGCAATGCGGCGGAGACCGGCGGCGGGGTATATGCTGCCGGAGGGAACAGCACCCTACAAGACGGCGGCTCCGTGGAGGGGAACCTTGCCCAGGACGGCGGCGGGGTGTACCTGGTGGCAGTGGAAACCGGGATAGGGCCCCGCCTGAACATCAGGGTCGGCGGCGCGGTAAAGGCCAACCAGGCGAGCCGCAACGGCGGCGGCGTCTATGTAGGCAAAAAGGCCAACCTGACCATGACCGAGACCAGCGTCATTGGGAACAGCCCCACTGAGACCGATGCGGGCAATAGCGCGACGGTAGGGGGGGGCGGCCTCTATCTGGCAGTGGACGCCACGGCAAGCCTGGAAGGGAAAGCCCGGATTACCGGGAACACCGCCCCGACCGGCAAAGGCCCGGATGCGGCCCTTGCGGCGACCCTGAATCTGAACGGCGGCGCCCTGGTGAGCGATGCGTACCTTATCAACGCTACCGGAGCCATCGGGGTTCCAGGCATCCTAACCGCGACTGTCTCGGCGAAGATTACCCCCCATGACTACGACCGCAATCAGCCGGTGCTGACCGGCGTCAATGTTGCGGCCAACTATACCAGGTTTACCCTGGCAAATCCAACCGCAGACGGAAATAACTATATGATTAGACGCACCGGGTCCCTGGTGAACGCAAGGTACACCCGATACCGGAATGCCACTACCGTGGACTATTACACGACCCTGGGGGATTTGCTGTACGATGATGGTTTCCCATCCGAGAGCAGCAGCGAAGACCCTCCCGATGAGATCCGGATAGCATCCGGGACGAGCTCCATAACCCTTGGTGCGGGTGAAGGTTTCACCATACCCGCCGGCGTCCACGTTAAGCTGGTACCGCCGTCAGAGGGCTTCACCATCAGCCGAAACGCCGCTTCAAGCACCCCGGTGTTTACCGTGAACACCGGCACTTCCCTGGCCATCGGAGGAACGACGTACGCCCTTACCCTGGACGGGGGCTCTTCCACCCATACAAGCCCATTGGTACAAGTGAACGGCGGGACCTTCACCATGGGGAACATTGCAACGCTGAAGAATAACAAACGCTCAGGCGATGGCGGCGCGGTCTCTGTCGCAAGCGGGACCTTCACCATGAGCGGGGGAACCATTGGCGGGACATCGTCGACCAAGAACACGGCGACTTACGGCGGCGCGGTCTCTGTCTCCTCAGGAGGGTCCTTCACCATGAGCGGAGGGAGCATCACCGGAAATACCGCAACGGCTAACGGCGGCGCGGTCTCTGTCTCAGGCGGGACCTTCACCCTGAGCGGGGGGACGATCACCGCGAATACGGCAACGGCTAACGG from Treponema primitia ZAS-2 includes:
- a CDS encoding beta strand repeat-containing protein yields the protein MKNIRKTMQTVSLLSALAAALLLGSCANPFAPDKPNPEYKPSPDTTIPQGYGRLLVSLGLEEPAELAVAQQEAPEAALQAARTLIPGAFTRYEVTFTNKDDPPVVVTKTWTTPTGNVVDLIPGTWTIAVTAYAGTGTGAVASGTGQLTNVAVTAAAAAEISIPLSMKAGGSGTLSYTITFPGTLSSYTTRKLTIYNDNGEPISSLPAENPSTTNPITFTTSPATGTVSLNAGGYYLVAELENSQGRFARWTTAFHIYNGQTTPAAHSFGDGDFEESIPVSGTATLTVGMGITLSEVTVSAYGTAACDGLPVAGPVALASVTTGGTYTLFIPNRYAAVWLRLGAKDSADQPVSGAEASVTEVPINEDPVTQNLSAGIYAITPYAADGGKVTAPSAAFKGSTVAVTVSPAPGYFQSGKSQYTDSASITMSFDGGTFTMPALNVTLSANFALIATGGETDVAIVNNVGYDNLNAAFAAVPAGTGTAASPVVITVLKSTVTVTETITVDGGRYVQLVGAGYTTATITFNENTFLEVKAGAGLILGDGTLPIALDGDARWTNFDTGEHAGVSRGGALVRTAGAFTIKGSARVQNNYGGTTGEGGGVYVAEATGNLVVDGGAIENNWASKGGGVYLSGAGADLTVTQYGSISGNAAETGGGVYLSGAGAALTVTQYGSISGNAAETGGGVYAAGGNSTLQDGGSVEGNLAQDGGGVYLVAVETGIGPRLNIRVGGAVKANQASRNGGGVYVGKKANLTMTETSVIGNSPTETDAGNSATVGGGGLYLAVDATASLEGKARITGNTAPTGKGPDAALAATLNLNGGALVSDAYLINATGAIGVPGILTATVSAKITPHDYDRNQPVLTGVNVAANYTRFTLANPTADGNNYMIRRTGSLVNARYTRYRNATTVDYYTTLGDLLYDDGFPSESSSEDPPDEIRIASGTSSITLGAGEGFTIPAGVHVKLVPPSEGFTISRNAASSTPVFTVNTGTSLAIGGTTYALTLDGGSSTHTSPLVQVNGGTFTMGNIATLKNNKRSGDGGAVSVASGTFTMSGGTIGGTSSTKNTATYGGAVSVSSGGSFTMSGGSITGNTATANGGAVSVSGGTFTLSGGTITANTATANGGAVSVTAGLFTLSGGTIGGSSSDKNTATYGGGVYVSSSGEFKLSTGTISYNTATYGGGVSVSGGSFTLSGGTITANTATANGGGVSVSGGSFTLNTPSSQVSITANSADNGGAVSVTGGTFALNGGIIGGSSSNRNTAVNGGGVYVYGGAFNLTSGSISYNTATTNGGGVYMNISNPLTLSNGSIHDNTATNGGGVYKTGSGTFTMNGGTLSITNNTATGSETNGGGVYVANGKFELIAGSIGGNTATNGGGVSVASEGTFTMTGGTIGSTRNTATDKGGGVYARGPFTMSAGTISSNTAKDGGGVYATTSPFTMSNTASISSNTATNDGGGVYASNFTLNAGTISNNTATNNGGGVFKAGYDTFTMNGGTIGGSSSSANNTAAMGAGVYVDAAEFELKAGTISYNTATTRGGGVYVKTFATLTMSGSGGTISNNSVSGIGSGGGVFVDASATFTMSAGAISNNAMTHTSVGPCYGGGVAVTGIFYMSGGTISNNTNSSITGLGNNLFKGPDAIAMYGTADTPSSTWIAGSSGNAGYTNDTLPVPGAL